From Elephas maximus indicus isolate mEleMax1 chromosome 1, mEleMax1 primary haplotype, whole genome shotgun sequence, a single genomic window includes:
- the LOC126077338 gene encoding histone H2A type 1-D yields the protein MSGRGKQGGKARAKAKTRSSRAGLQFPVGRVHRLLRKGNYSERVGAGAPVYLAAVLEYLTAEILELAGNAARDNKKTRIIPRHLQLAIRNDEELNKLLGKVTIAQGGVLPNIQAVLLPKKTESHHKAKGK from the coding sequence ATGTCTGGACGCGGGAAGCAGGGAGGCAAGGCTCGCGCCAAGGCTAAGACTCGCTCTTCTCGGGCTGGTCTCCAGTTTCCAGTGGGCCGTGTGCACCGCCTGCTCCGTAAAGGGAACTATTCCGAGCGGGTCGGGGCCGGCGCACCGGTGTACCTGGCGGCGGTGCTGGAGTACCTGACTGCCGAGATCCTGGAGCTGGCGGGCAACGCAGCCCGTGACAACAAGAAGACACGCATCATCCCGCGCCACCTGCAGCTGGCCATCCGCAACGATGAGGAGCTCAACAAGCTGCTGGGCAAAGTCACCATTGCACAGGGCGGCGTCCTGCCCAACATCCAGGCCGTGCTGCTGCCCAAGAAGACCGAAAGCCACCACAAGGCCAAGGGCAAGTAG